A stretch of Blattabacterium cuenoti DNA encodes these proteins:
- the trpB gene encoding tryptophan synthase subunit beta, with protein sequence MKYFVDENGYYGEFGGAFIPEMLHNNIKELQCKYKEVLTSFEFKKLYKKILKNYVGRPTPLFFCKKYSEKYKTKIYIKREDLNHTGSHKINNTIGQTLLALKLGKKKIIAETGAGQHGVATATTCALMNLECIVFMGEVDMKRQHTNVLRIKSLGSKVIPVISGEKTLKDAVNEAIRYWIIHPESYYLIGSTVGPHPYPQMVADIQSVISEEIKIQLKEQEGVSFPNYMISCIGGGSNAAGSFYHFLDNKYVNLIAVEASGLGIRTKKTAAAIHCGSKGILHGSMTILLQDKDGQVIPAHSISAGLDYPGIGPMFANLFVKKRVKFLHATDKEALKAGYELIRLEGIIPALESAHALAALKKIPFEKNDIVILTLSGRGDKDMNVYDKFFTKF encoded by the coding sequence ATGAAATATTTCGTTGATGAAAATGGATATTATGGAGAATTTGGAGGAGCATTTATTCCTGAAATGTTGCATAACAATATAAAAGAATTACAATGTAAATATAAAGAAGTCCTTACAAGTTTTGAATTTAAAAAATTATACAAAAAAATATTAAAAAATTATGTAGGAAGACCAACTCCTTTATTTTTTTGTAAAAAATATTCAGAAAAATATAAAACTAAAATTTATATTAAAAGAGAAGATCTTAATCATACTGGTTCCCATAAAATTAATAATACGATAGGTCAAACACTATTGGCCCTAAAATTAGGTAAGAAAAAAATTATTGCCGAAACAGGTGCTGGACAACATGGAGTAGCAACAGCTACTACTTGTGCATTAATGAACCTAGAATGTATTGTTTTCATGGGAGAAGTAGATATGAAACGTCAACATACAAATGTTCTAAGAATAAAATCCCTTGGATCAAAAGTAATTCCAGTTATAAGTGGAGAAAAAACACTTAAAGATGCAGTTAACGAAGCTATCCGTTACTGGATAATCCATCCAGAAAGTTATTATTTAATAGGATCTACTGTAGGACCACACCCTTATCCTCAAATGGTAGCGGATATTCAATCTGTAATTAGTGAAGAAATAAAAATACAATTGAAAGAACAAGAAGGAGTTAGTTTTCCTAACTATATGATCTCTTGTATAGGAGGAGGAAGTAATGCAGCTGGATCTTTTTATCACTTTTTGGATAATAAATATGTAAATCTTATAGCAGTAGAAGCTTCTGGATTAGGAATAAGAACAAAAAAAACAGCTGCTGCTATTCATTGTGGATCAAAAGGGATTTTACATGGAAGTATGACTATCCTTTTACAGGATAAAGATGGACAAGTGATTCCGGCACATTCTATATCTGCTGGATTAGATTATCCAGGAATAGGACCTATGTTTGCTAATCTTTTCGTCAAAAAACGTGTAAAGTTTTTACATGCAACAGATAAAGAAGCTTTAAAAGCAGGATATGAATTAATTAGATTAGAAGGAATAATACCTGCTTTAGAAAGTGCCCATGCTTTAGCTGCGTTAAAAAAAATACCATTTGAAAAAAATGATATAGTTATTTTGACTTTATCTGGAAGAGGGGATAAAGATATGAATGTTTATGATAAGTTTTTTACTAAATTTTAA
- the trpF gene encoding phosphoribosylanthranilate isomerase — translation MIKKSLKIKICGMKYHILKISDLNPDFIGFIFYSYSPRFVGSNFIIPKLKKEIFKTGVFVNESKKNILEISKKNKLDFIQLHGIESPIFCEKLFKKGLKLIKCFRINSFFSFQEVTDYIPFCTYFLFDNHTIHYGGSGKKFCWKKLYEYNLDIPFFLSGGIGINDLCKIINFSHPKMYGIDVNSQFEISPGKKKYDSLKTFIKKIRNL, via the coding sequence ATGATAAAGAAATCATTAAAAATAAAAATATGTGGAATGAAATATCATATATTAAAAATTTCTGATCTAAATCCTGATTTTATCGGATTTATATTTTATTCTTATTCTCCAAGATTTGTAGGTTCAAACTTTATTATTCCAAAATTAAAAAAAGAAATATTTAAAACCGGTGTTTTTGTAAATGAATCGAAAAAAAATATTTTAGAAATAAGTAAAAAAAATAAATTAGATTTTATTCAATTACATGGAATAGAAAGTCCTATTTTTTGTGAAAAATTATTCAAAAAAGGATTAAAATTGATCAAATGTTTTAGAATAAATTCTTTTTTTTCTTTTCAAGAAGTTACAGATTATATTCCTTTCTGTACTTATTTTTTGTTTGATAATCATACCATTCACTATGGTGGTAGTGGTAAAAAATTCTGTTGGAAAAAACTTTATGAATATAATTTAGATATTCCATTTTTTCTAAGTGGAGGAATTGGGATAAACGATTTATGTAAGATTATAAATTTTTCACATCCAAAAATGTATGGGATAGATGTTAATAGTCAGTTCGAAATTAGTCCAGGAAAAAAAAAATATGATTCTTTAAAAACCTTTATAAAAAAAATAAGAAATCTATGA
- the trpC gene encoding indole-3-glycerol phosphate synthase TrpC, producing the protein MNILDKILSEKEKEISNNKIICPIKKLENSLFFNRKTFSLVEKIKNSKIGIIAEFKSGSPSKGIINNTISVEKVVSGYESAEVSGISILTDHRFFYGKNENIKKSRSIVSIPILRKDFIIDEYQIIESKSIGADVILLIAGILSKMKIKNFSKLAKELGLEVILEIHNEFDIDKITENLDIIGINNRNLQNFIVDHNTSLNLYSKIPGNYIKIAESGINNINVILKLIKIGVQGFLIGEYFMKGKHPGIICKYFMKLLLKRINGISS; encoded by the coding sequence ATGAATATTCTTGATAAAATCCTGTCTGAAAAAGAAAAAGAAATATCCAATAATAAAATTATTTGTCCTATAAAAAAATTGGAAAATAGTCTATTTTTTAATAGAAAAACTTTTTCTTTAGTTGAAAAAATAAAAAATAGTAAAATTGGAATCATTGCAGAATTTAAGTCAGGATCTCCATCTAAAGGAATTATCAATAATACAATTTCGGTAGAAAAAGTAGTTTCAGGTTATGAATCTGCAGAAGTTAGCGGAATATCTATTCTTACAGATCATCGTTTTTTTTATGGAAAAAATGAAAATATAAAAAAATCTCGTTCTATTGTTTCTATTCCTATATTAAGAAAAGATTTCATTATTGATGAATATCAAATTATAGAATCTAAATCTATAGGAGCTGATGTAATTTTACTAATTGCAGGAATTCTTTCTAAGATGAAAATAAAAAATTTCTCAAAACTTGCAAAAGAGTTAGGATTAGAAGTGATATTGGAGATACATAATGAATTTGATATAGATAAAATAACAGAAAATTTAGATATTATAGGAATTAATAATAGAAACTTACAAAATTTCATTGTAGATCATAATACTAGTTTGAATCTATATTCAAAAATTCCTGGCAATTATATAAAAATAGCAGAAAGTGGAATTAATAATATAAATGTTATTTTAAAATTGATTAAAATAGGGGTTCAAGGTTTTTTAATTGGAGAATATTTCATGAAAGGGAAACATCCTGGAATAATTTGTAAATATTTTATGAAATTATTATTAAAAAGAATAAATGGGATCAGTTCATGA
- the trpD gene encoding anthranilate phosphoribosyltransferase, translated as MNKALENLFLERTLTQQEAKNLFIELSKGKINQTQTIALTSIYNMRSPTLEEIGGFRQAMMELCIKINFTEFNAIDIVGTGGDKKNTFNISTLACFIVAGAGEKVIKHGSFSSSSITGSSNILKGLGYNFTNKEENLKNQLDKVGICYLHAPMFHPMLNIVYKARKELGIKTIFNTLGPLLNPGNPKNQLLGVNNLELARIYYYMYQNTKNNYAIVHSLDGYDEITLTSDIKCYTPKGETLYSIDELIDIGLNKIKVNPNELKGGKNTEENIRIFISVLSGEGTLYQNEVVLTNATFALSLLNKDSLENNYDKAKYSLKSGKAKNILKKLLSL; from the coding sequence ATGAATAAAGCATTAGAAAATCTTTTTTTAGAAAGAACACTCACTCAACAAGAGGCTAAAAATCTTTTTATAGAATTATCAAAAGGAAAAATAAATCAAACACAAACCATCGCTCTCACTTCTATATATAATATGAGATCTCCTACTTTAGAAGAAATAGGAGGTTTTAGGCAAGCAATGATGGAATTATGCATCAAAATAAATTTTACAGAATTTAATGCAATTGATATTGTAGGAACAGGTGGAGATAAAAAAAATACTTTTAATATTTCTACTTTAGCATGTTTCATAGTAGCAGGAGCTGGAGAAAAAGTAATTAAACATGGTAGTTTTAGTTCTTCTTCTATAACCGGATCTTCTAATATATTAAAAGGATTAGGATATAATTTTACAAATAAAGAAGAAAATTTAAAAAATCAGTTAGATAAAGTGGGAATCTGTTATTTACATGCACCTATGTTTCATCCAATGTTAAATATTGTATATAAAGCAAGAAAAGAATTAGGAATTAAAACTATTTTTAATACACTTGGTCCTTTACTTAATCCAGGAAATCCCAAAAATCAATTATTAGGAGTAAATAATTTAGAATTAGCAAGAATATATTATTATATGTATCAAAATACAAAAAATAATTATGCTATTGTACATAGTTTAGATGGATATGACGAAATAACGTTAACTAGTGATATAAAGTGTTATACTCCAAAAGGAGAAACATTATACTCTATAGATGAATTAATAGACATAGGATTAAATAAAATTAAAGTAAATCCTAATGAATTAAAAGGAGGAAAAAATACGGAAGAAAATATTCGTATATTTATTAGCGTTTTATCTGGAGAAGGAACTTTATATCAAAATGAAGTTGTTTTAACAAACGCCACCTTTGCCTTGAGTTTATTAAATAAAGATAGTCTTGAAAATAATTATGATAAAGCAAAATACTCTTTGAAAAGTGGAAAAGCTAAGAATATTCTAAAAAAGTTATTAAGTTTATGA
- a CDS encoding anthranilate synthase component II: MKKILILDNYDSFTYNLVHVVKTLTNNPIQVYRNNEIKLSDIEKYNKIILSPGPGIPDEAHILKPLVKTFASTKSIFGVCLGQQAIGEVFGATLLNTKEVYHGISSLIKIVDPKEILFKKLPREIKVGRYHSWIISPHNFPKELKITAIGDKGEIMALRHKSYDVRGVQFHPESILTPYGEKIIDNWLKNK; encoded by the coding sequence ATGAAAAAAATACTGATTTTGGATAATTATGATTCTTTTACCTATAACCTTGTTCATGTTGTAAAAACATTAACAAACAATCCTATACAAGTATATAGAAATAACGAAATAAAATTATCAGATATAGAAAAATATAACAAGATTATTCTTTCTCCAGGTCCTGGAATACCTGATGAAGCCCATATTTTAAAGCCTTTAGTAAAAACTTTTGCCTCTACTAAGAGTATTTTTGGAGTTTGTTTAGGACAACAAGCTATAGGTGAAGTGTTTGGAGCGACTCTTCTAAATACAAAAGAAGTTTATCATGGAATTTCTAGTTTGATAAAAATCGTAGATCCAAAAGAAATTCTTTTTAAAAAATTACCTAGAGAAATAAAAGTTGGACGCTATCATTCTTGGATTATATCCCCACATAATTTTCCTAAAGAACTTAAAATAACAGCTATTGGAGATAAAGGAGAAATAATGGCTTTACGTCATAAATCGTATGATGTACGTGGAGTACAATTCCATCCAGAATCTATTTTAACTCCATATGGGGAAAAAATTATAGATAATTGGTTGAAAAACAAATAA
- a CDS encoding anthranilate synthase component I family protein yields the protein MFKFNFRTIQKKILADSTTPIELYLKLRDIFPNTLLLESYNCQLSKSHSSILCINPISELILDNNVLRISYPNCIHKHIFINDKLDIQTFIEDFFKKFKSVNTSVSYSGLYGYISYDSIQYFENIQFYASIKDIYNIPQIRFGFYKNLIVFHHFYHEIYLIEHQFSDFDKKTYIDQLIELVKKKNFSSFPFQSIGNRSSNVTDTEYKKMVAQGIKACFRGDVFQIVLSRQFQQKFKGDEFNVYRALRFINPSPYLFYFDYGNYKLFGSSPESQLIINKQKAYINPIAGTIRRSGSEYKDKKLSESLSKDPKENAEHVMLVDLARNDLSKNSSNVQVEVFKEIQFFSHVLHMVSKVSGKLEDNISNIKVFGDTFPAGTLSGAPKYKAMELIDKIENQHRGVYGGAIGFFGLNNSCINTAIIIRSFVSKNNSLFLQAGAGIVSNSKEEKELEEVNNKLMALFKAIELARNI from the coding sequence ATGTTTAAATTTAATTTTAGAACTATTCAGAAAAAAATTTTAGCTGATAGTACTACCCCAATAGAATTATATTTAAAACTAAGAGATATTTTTCCAAATACTTTATTATTAGAATCTTATAATTGTCAATTATCAAAAAGTCATTCTTCTATTCTTTGCATCAATCCAATTTCGGAATTAATTCTAGATAATAATGTCTTACGAATATCATACCCAAACTGTATTCATAAACACATATTTATAAACGATAAATTAGATATACAAACATTTATCGAGGATTTTTTTAAAAAGTTTAAAAGTGTAAATACTTCTGTTTCTTATTCTGGATTATATGGGTATATCTCTTATGATAGTATTCAATATTTTGAAAATATTCAATTTTATGCTTCTATAAAAGATATCTATAACATTCCACAAATACGATTTGGATTTTATAAAAATTTAATTGTATTTCATCATTTTTATCATGAAATATATTTAATTGAACATCAATTTTCTGATTTTGATAAAAAAACCTATATAGACCAGTTAATAGAATTAGTAAAAAAGAAAAATTTTTCTTCTTTTCCATTTCAATCCATTGGAAATCGTTCTTCAAATGTTACTGATACAGAATACAAAAAAATGGTGGCTCAAGGAATAAAAGCTTGTTTCCGTGGAGATGTTTTTCAGATAGTATTATCTAGACAATTTCAACAAAAATTCAAGGGAGATGAATTTAACGTATATAGGGCTTTACGATTTATCAATCCTTCTCCTTATCTTTTTTATTTTGATTATGGAAATTATAAATTATTTGGTTCTTCTCCAGAATCGCAATTAATCATTAATAAACAAAAAGCTTATATCAACCCTATAGCAGGAACTATACGAAGATCTGGGTCAGAATATAAAGATAAAAAATTATCTGAATCTCTTTCTAAAGATCCAAAAGAAAATGCAGAACACGTCATGTTAGTAGATTTAGCAAGAAATGACCTAAGTAAAAATTCTTCCAATGTACAAGTAGAAGTATTTAAAGAAATACAATTTTTTTCTCATGTATTACACATGGTGTCTAAAGTATCTGGTAAATTAGAAGATAATATATCAAATATTAAAGTATTCGGAGATACTTTTCCTGCAGGAACACTTTCTGGAGCTCCAAAATATAAAGCTATGGAGTTAATAGATAAAATAGAAAATCAACATAGAGGAGTTTATGGAGGAGCTATTGGTTTTTTTGGTTTGAATAATTCTTGCATTAATACCGCTATAATCATTCGTTCTTTTGTAAGTAAAAATAACTCTCTTTTTTTACAAGCTGGTGCAGGTATTGTTTCTAATTCTAAAGAAGAAAAAGAATTAGAGGAAGTAAATAATAAGCTGATGGCTTTATTTAAGGCTATCGAATTAGCTAGAAATATATGA
- a CDS encoding putative porin, producing the protein MKIIIFTFLFFLSPMDHSIKQKIMDLKIDKKEDIEIYHPIDEDYKFWTEEKNFNKILLDTKSFSINKYYSHNFFKKDDFGSFYYKNGKELLIPNRKNNENIYFSNPRKMLFFEDYFLSREKIQYFDVKTPTSEILYAKNYSFQDSFKEKMLEVFFSQSPNEETNYSIEYRNIYSIRYSPFFDKSKNLFITTFNYQDHNNDRYKLWGHYIFQKFSFKEKEKIVKWNINNTIFFDKNQFTYQRFYINFVQKIFERDKDKFFSLKTYIEYDKYHKDRILSYQNNIIHHFHSRNGLFLIFFRKKFNMEIGGILDTINYQLFFINEYNMRIVPKNKNIKNFSIETKINYPINDIFEFHSNAKWIIDHDHHLTLLTGPIFYIHGNIMLKNIFLFPKSRLLTQFIIAKNMTNTDIISLYILKKNKDCYNNKRINTLLFNQEKTIDFSFFYDKNYHMSFSVSEYSFKDNDEKEKIEDFFYHKNIQLYKLKLKTIHEYWKFQLHNIFLYQKYNSDTFIFSIPNFLSRNTIYFKDNYFNKSLSMQTGFSVHYFSNFYHQDIIYPFDLHIFSSEKECIPNQIGGDFLFNYFLNFKIYRTILYFELKNVGNLSKKDNDFLIKMGLLWNLFT; encoded by the coding sequence ATGAAAATAATCATTTTTACTTTTTTATTTTTTTTATCTCCTATGGATCATTCTATAAAACAAAAAATTATGGATTTAAAAATTGATAAAAAAGAAGATATAGAAATTTATCATCCTATTGATGAAGATTATAAATTTTGGACTGAAGAAAAAAATTTTAATAAGATATTATTAGATACAAAATCTTTTTCTATCAATAAATATTATTCTCATAATTTCTTTAAAAAAGATGATTTTGGATCATTTTATTATAAAAATGGAAAAGAGTTGTTAATTCCTAATAGGAAAAATAATGAAAATATTTATTTTAGTAATCCACGAAAAATGCTTTTTTTTGAAGATTATTTTTTATCACGTGAAAAAATTCAATATTTTGATGTTAAAACTCCTACTTCAGAAATTTTATATGCAAAAAATTATTCTTTTCAAGATTCTTTTAAAGAAAAAATGCTAGAAGTTTTTTTTTCTCAAAGTCCAAATGAAGAAACCAATTATTCCATAGAATATAGAAATATCTATTCTATTAGATATAGTCCTTTTTTTGATAAAAGTAAAAATTTATTTATTACTACTTTTAATTATCAAGATCATAATAATGATCGTTATAAACTATGGGGTCATTATATTTTTCAAAAGTTTTCTTTCAAAGAAAAAGAAAAAATTGTAAAATGGAATATTAATAATACTATTTTTTTTGATAAAAATCAATTCACTTATCAAAGATTCTATATAAATTTTGTTCAAAAAATTTTTGAACGAGATAAAGATAAATTTTTTTCTTTAAAAACTTATATAGAATATGATAAATATCATAAAGATCGTATTTTATCTTATCAAAATAATATAATTCATCATTTCCATTCTAGAAATGGTTTATTTCTAATTTTTTTTAGAAAAAAATTTAATATGGAAATTGGAGGTATTTTAGATACAATAAATTATCAATTATTTTTTATCAATGAATATAATATGAGAATAGTTCCTAAAAATAAAAATATAAAAAATTTTTCTATAGAAACCAAAATAAATTATCCGATTAACGATATTTTTGAATTTCATTCAAATGCAAAATGGATAATAGATCATGATCATCATTTAACATTATTAACAGGCCCTATTTTTTATATACATGGTAATATAATGTTAAAAAATATTTTTTTATTTCCAAAAAGTCGATTGTTAACTCAGTTTATAATTGCTAAAAATATGACCAATACTGATATTATTTCCCTTTATATTTTAAAAAAAAATAAAGATTGTTATAATAATAAACGAATAAATACACTTCTTTTTAATCAAGAAAAAACAATTGATTTTTCTTTTTTTTATGATAAAAATTATCATATGTCTTTTTCTGTATCTGAATATTCATTTAAAGATAATGATGAAAAAGAAAAAATAGAAGATTTTTTTTATCATAAGAATATTCAATTATATAAATTAAAATTGAAAACTATACATGAATATTGGAAATTTCAATTACACAATATTTTTTTATATCAAAAATATAATTCAGATACATTTATTTTTTCTATTCCCAATTTTTTATCAAGAAATACAATCTATTTTAAGGATAATTATTTTAATAAATCTTTATCTATGCAAACCGGTTTTTCCGTTCACTATTTTAGTAATTTTTATCATCAAGATATTATATATCCATTTGATTTACATATATTTTCATCAGAAAAAGAATGTATTCCCAATCAAATTGGAGGAGATTTTTTATTCAATTATTTCTTGAACTTTAAAATATATAGAACTATATTGTATTTTGAATTAAAAAACGTAGGTAATCTTTCAAAAAAGGATAATGACTTTCTTATAAAAATGGGATTATTGTGGAATCTTTTTACTTGA
- a CDS encoding glycoside hydrolase family 73 protein, giving the protein MYSSYSFSENSEEIENMIKYIKKYAVFAIEEMEKFGIPASIKLGQGLLESSIGNSSLSKATNNHFGIKCGINWTGESYYHDDDSSKECFRKYNTVKDSFIDHSKFLKKPRYSKLFLLKKNDYKAWAIELQKAGYATSSKYSNLLIHQIEKYYLWKFDEDRDHDIDKRIDSYLTFINKRNKKYDSFFIRKIWFFYKIYLLIKKKINDS; this is encoded by the coding sequence ATGTATTCATCTTATTCTTTTTCAGAAAATTCAGAAGAAATAGAAAATATGATAAAATACATTAAAAAATACGCTGTTTTTGCTATTGAAGAAATGGAAAAATTTGGAATACCAGCTAGTATTAAACTAGGACAAGGTTTGTTAGAATCTTCTATTGGAAATAGTTCTTTATCAAAAGCTACTAATAATCATTTTGGAATTAAATGTGGAATAAATTGGACGGGAGAATCTTATTATCATGATGATGATTCTTCAAAAGAATGTTTTCGTAAATATAACACAGTAAAAGATTCGTTTATAGATCATTCTAAATTTTTGAAAAAACCACGTTATTCTAAATTATTTTTGTTAAAAAAGAATGATTATAAAGCCTGGGCTATAGAATTACAAAAAGCGGGATATGCTACTTCCTCAAAGTACTCAAATTTATTAATTCATCAAATAGAAAAATATTATTTATGGAAGTTTGATGAAGATAGGGATCATGATATCGATAAAAGAATCGATTCATACTTAACTTTTATTAATAAAAGAAATAAAAAGTATGATTCTTTTTTCATAAGAAAAATATGGTTTTTTTATAAAATTTACCTTTTAATTAAGAAAAAAATAAATGATTCTTAA
- the gcvH gene encoding glycine cleavage system protein GcvH, translating to MNPNCLRYSENHEWIGLKSKRDKENKKAYVGITHFAQNELGDIVYLDIEKSIIGKKIKKGSLFGTIEAVKTVSDLFMPVSGSIFEINQGLLSQPELINQKPYNEGWMIQIEILNLQEYNQLMSIEEYKKYIIK from the coding sequence ATGAATCCTAATTGTTTGAGATACAGTGAAAATCATGAATGGATTGGATTAAAATCCAAAAGAGATAAAGAGAATAAAAAAGCTTATGTTGGAATTACTCATTTTGCTCAAAATGAGTTAGGAGACATTGTTTACTTAGATATAGAAAAATCTATTATAGGTAAAAAAATAAAAAAAGGATCTCTATTCGGTACAATAGAAGCAGTAAAAACTGTTTCAGATTTATTTATGCCTGTTTCAGGTTCTATTTTTGAAATTAATCAAGGATTATTATCTCAACCCGAATTAATAAATCAAAAACCTTATAATGAAGGATGGATGATCCAAATAGAAATTTTAAATTTACAAGAATATAACCAGTTGATGTCTATAGAAGAATACAAAAAGTATATAATAAAATAG
- a CDS encoding heavy metal translocating P-type ATPase yields the protein MNEFYDFLDDEKISEKIIDFNHKNITIVRFFIPSIHCSSCIFILESLSKFHQNILESTVDFSSKQIWITYNNTRLKLSDLAKLLDNMGYKPDINFDSIGNRKKNLFDRKLIAKLAISFFCFGNIMLLAIPEYVGAYEEDIWFLEHRNFFRFIMVILSLPVVFFSFFDHIKNAFLGLKKNVINIDVPISIGILVLFLWSCYEVFFDLGFGYFDSLSSFSLFLLISKILQNYTHYQIFSFDRNYQSFYPIFITKVQPKNNQKEEKILLSSLKKGDLILIRNEEIVPADSILIKGNALLDNSFITGESHLVYKRIGERIYAGSKQRGEAIYLKIIKEIDHSYLSLLWNKNKSNQLIHKNYLNSISTKFSQYFTPTILFISIITGIYWYLMNDIPKIFQTTFSVLIITCPCALILSTPLVFGNMIRFFSKKGFYVKDIFTMEKISYIKTLIFDKTGTITDPNKEKIYFVGNMEYEEKKIIASLLKNSSHPLSQKILSELSVNSFYSIKNFKEVIGKGVEGVVKNVLVKVGSTEYLDIPTTRNKTTVYISINNRIMGYFLFRNYYRKGIKKMFQYLKKYKIIILSGDKNELEKKYLKSILPKNSKVFFSQSPEDKLNYVKKLQKNGESIMMFGDGINDCAALNQSEVGIAVSEKTTSFFPSCDALLQSDYLNKIVLFLKISRVSTILVIINFMISLFYNSIGILFAITGNLRPFIAAILMPLSSLSVIFFSLISTWIISRRLIF from the coding sequence ATGAATGAATTTTATGATTTTCTTGATGATGAAAAAATTTCAGAAAAAATAATTGATTTTAATCATAAAAATATTACAATTGTTCGTTTTTTCATTCCTTCTATTCATTGTAGTTCTTGTATTTTTATTTTGGAAAGTTTATCTAAGTTTCATCAAAACATTCTAGAATCTACTGTTGATTTTTCAAGTAAACAAATATGGATCACATACAATAATACTAGATTAAAACTAAGTGATTTAGCAAAATTACTTGATAATATGGGGTATAAACCTGATATTAATTTTGATTCTATAGGAAATAGAAAAAAAAATTTGTTTGATAGAAAATTGATAGCAAAATTGGCTATTTCTTTTTTTTGTTTTGGAAATATTATGCTTTTAGCTATTCCGGAATATGTTGGAGCTTATGAGGAGGATATATGGTTTTTAGAGCATAGAAATTTTTTTCGTTTTATCATGGTAATTTTATCTTTACCAGTAGTTTTTTTTTCTTTTTTCGATCATATAAAAAATGCTTTTTTAGGATTAAAAAAAAATGTGATCAATATAGATGTTCCTATTTCTATTGGAATATTAGTTCTTTTTTTATGGAGTTGTTATGAAGTATTTTTTGATTTAGGATTTGGTTATTTTGATAGTCTTTCTAGTTTTTCCTTATTTTTACTTATCAGCAAAATTTTACAAAATTATACTCATTATCAAATTTTTTCTTTTGATAGAAATTATCAATCTTTTTATCCAATTTTTATAACGAAAGTACAACCAAAAAATAATCAAAAAGAAGAAAAAATTTTACTTTCTTCTTTGAAAAAAGGGGATTTAATTTTAATTAGAAATGAAGAAATTGTTCCTGCAGATTCAATTTTAATAAAAGGAAATGCTTTATTAGATAATAGTTTTATTACAGGAGAATCCCATTTAGTTTATAAAAGGATAGGAGAACGTATTTATGCTGGTTCTAAACAAAGAGGAGAAGCTATCTATTTGAAGATAATTAAAGAAATAGATCATAGTTATTTAAGTTTATTGTGGAATAAAAATAAATCTAATCAATTGATTCATAAAAATTATTTAAATTCTATATCTACTAAATTCAGTCAATATTTCACTCCTACCATTTTATTTATTTCTATAATCACTGGAATATATTGGTATTTAATGAATGATATTCCAAAAATATTTCAGACTACTTTTTCCGTTTTAATTATTACTTGTCCTTGTGCTTTAATTCTTTCTACCCCATTAGTATTTGGAAATATGATACGATTTTTTTCGAAAAAAGGTTTTTATGTAAAAGATATTTTTACAATGGAAAAAATTTCTTACATAAAAACTTTAATTTTTGATAAAACGGGAACTATCACTGATCCGAATAAAGAGAAAATATATTTCGTAGGAAATATGGAATATGAAGAAAAAAAAATAATAGCTTCTCTTTTGAAAAACTCTAGTCATCCTTTAAGTCAAAAAATATTATCAGAATTATCTGTGAATAGTTTTTATTCTATAAAAAATTTTAAGGAAGTAATAGGAAAAGGGGTAGAAGGAGTAGTAAAAAATGTATTGGTAAAAGTTGGATCTACAGAATATTTAGATATTCCAACAACAAGAAATAAAACTACAGTTTATATTTCTATAAATAATAGAATTATGGGATATTTTTTATTTCGTAATTATTATCGGAAAGGGATAAAAAAAATGTTTCAATACTTAAAAAAGTATAAAATAATTATTCTTTCTGGAGATAAAAATGAATTAGAAAAAAAATATTTAAAATCTATTTTACCAAAAAATAGCAAGGTTTTTTTTAGTCAAAGTCCAGAAGATAAATTAAATTATGTTAAAAAATTACAAAAAAATGGAGAATCAATTATGATGTTTGGAGATGGAATTAATGATTGTGCAGCATTAAATCAAAGTGAAGTAGGAATTGCTGTATCTGAAAAAACAACTAGTTTTTTTCCTAGCTGTGATGCTTTATTACAGTCCGATTATTTGAATAAAATTGTTTTATTTTTGAAAATATCTAGGGTATCTACAATATTAGTAATTATCAATTTTATGATAAGTTTATTTTACAATAGTATAGGAATTTTATTTGCTATTACAGGAAATTTGAGACCTTTTATAGCCGCTATTCTCATGCCTTTAAGTTCTTTATCCGTTATTTTTTTTTCTCTTATATCTACTTGGATAATTTCACGAAGATTAATATTTTAG